The bacterium genomic sequence CCTACGAGAGTTTTTGTCCCCTTAACTCCGCCACCGTTGGACCCCAGTGCTACAAACCCTGAACAGGCAGCCCGTGCAAGACATTTCGCCACATGGCTTGCGGAGACATTTCTGGTTGAGGACGGGCGGGAGCATCCCAACATCTTTGTCTTTGATTTTTTTGACCTCCTTGCGGACAGCGATAATGTCCTGCGAAGCGAATACAGGCGTGGCGGTGGCGATTCTCATCCTAACAGGCGAGCCAATGAAACTATAGGTCCTATTTTCGCAAGATTTCTTATTGAGGTTGTTCGCACTTATCGCGAGAGGACTTCCGTTGAACAGAAACCTATTCGTCCTAATGCTCCATTTGTGTTTGTAGCGCCTAATCCATTTAATGAAGTTTGCGAGGTTATAACACAACGATTGCCGGGCAGAGAGGTTAGGATAAGTATTTTTGATATTAACGGAAAGTTCGTTGCCAAACTTAAGCCCAGTTATTCCCGTTCGTGGGTGAGAGCTTCGTGGAATGCCTCCGGTTGCAAAACGGGAATTTATTTTGTAGTGGCTGATTTCGGCTTTACCAGAGTTTCGAAGAAGATTTTATTTGTAAAGTAAAACATCAAGCGGGTGCTTAAATGTTTACCGGAATTATAAAAGGTATTGGTGAGATATCGGATTTGCGCCGCCTTGGCGGTTC encodes the following:
- a CDS encoding SGNH/GDSL hydrolase family protein; protein product: MVKSLVCVVMILVSLSFGQYEKILFLHHSTGRNLVYQGHVRDSIEAYNVTHGDSLEFWDQDYNSAHSLTDHHGGRHPSYDILNNDTYPSGFLWLFRQKLDTISPSNTFSHFMADFDVFAFKSCFPACQILPDDTAADLADSSRKSLFNYFRIYRRIRAKCDSIPTRVFVPLTPPPLDPSATNPEQAARARHFATWLAETFLVEDGREHPNIFVFDFFDLLADSDNVLRSEYRRGGGDSHPNRRANETIGPIFARFLIEVVRTYRERTSVEQKPIRPNAPFVFVAPNPFNEVCEVITQRLPGREVRISIFDINGKFVAKLKPSYSRSWVRASWNASGCKTGIYFVVADFGFTRVSKKILFVK